In Oncorhynchus clarkii lewisi isolate Uvic-CL-2024 chromosome 24, UVic_Ocla_1.0, whole genome shotgun sequence, one DNA window encodes the following:
- the LOC139382972 gene encoding alpha-(1,3)-fucosyltransferase 4-like produces MEITQWLTQWVTGGRSTSPRASKRPGLRRSKTRSVTVLRTSCFAALGGALFFLLGVCLLNLPDPRQQPFPLTEGEPRDVTLLLWTHPFGRYRRLPDCEARFGIRGCVLTDDRRMYPGADAIIMHHREITTNATALPSDPRPRGQKWIWMNFESPSHTRGLRRFEGVFNLTMTYRADSDIFLPYGYLVPRLHPHANAPPHTRPRRPHLLAWVISNWSESQARVAYFRRLVNYVDVDVFGRAGVPLPEDSTVVRTVRRYLFYLALENSQHPDYITEKLWNSLLAGAVPVVLGPPRENYERFLPPEAFIHVDDFPSPRLLAQYLLLLRRSPALLQRHLAWRRSYSVHLTAFWAEHYCTACRAVQNHRLRTNTITNLQRWFES; encoded by the coding sequence ATGGAGATAACTCAGTGGCTCACCCAGTGGGTAACAGGGGGTCGTTCTACCTCTCCCAGAGCTTCTAAACGCCCCGGACTGCGCCGAAGCAAAACGCGTAGTGTGACTGTTCTGAGAACGTCATGTTTCGCTGCTCTCGGCGGTGCGCTCTTTTTCCTCCTTGGAGTGTGTTTGCTCAATCTCCCAGACCCGCGACAGCAACCCTTCCCTCTGACGGAAGGTGAACCCAGAGATGTCACCCTTCTGCTGTGGACGCACCCCTTCGGTCGTTACCGCAGACTGCCGGACTGTGAGGCGCGCTTTGGAATCCGTGGGTGCGTACTGACCGACGACCGGCGCATGTACCCTGGGGCTGACGCCATCATCATGCACCACCGTGAGATAACGACCAACGCCACGGCGCTCCCGTCTGACCCACGACCCCGTGGCCAGAAGTGGATCTGGATGAATTTTGAGTCCCCGTCTCACACTCGTGGCCTGCGGCGGTTCGAGGGCGTGTTCAATCTTACCATGACCTACCGTGCAGATTCAGACATATTCCTTCCTTACGGCTACCTGGTGCCCCGCCTTCACCCTCACGCCAacgcccccccacacacacgacCCAGACGGCCCCACCTACTGGCCTGGGTCATCAGTAACTGGTCGGAGTCGCAGGCCCGCGTGGCGTATTTCCGTCGGCTGGTTAACTACGTTGACGTGGATGTGTTCGGGCGCGCAGGCGTGCCACTGCCAGAGGACAGcactgtggtgcgcacggtgagGCGTTACCTGTTTTATCTGGCGTTGGAGAACTCCCAGCACCCCGACTACATCACCGAGAAGCTCTGGAACTCCTTACTGGCCGGGGCCGTTCCTGTAGTTCTCGGGCCGCCGCGGGAAAACTACGAACGCTTCCTCCCCCCTGAGGCCTTTATCCATGTGGACGACTTCCCCTCTCCCCGCCTGCTCGCCCAATACCTGTTGCTGCTACGCCGGAGCCCTGCCCTCCTGCAGAGACACCTGGCCTGGAGGAGGAGCTACAGCGTACACCTGACTGCCTTCTGGGCGGAGCATTACTGCACAGCGTGTCGAGCCGTGCAGAACCACAGACTCCGGACGAACACCATCACCAACCTTCAGCGCTGGTTTGAGTCCTGA